In Leucobacter sp. CX169, a single genomic region encodes these proteins:
- a CDS encoding PhoH family protein, with the protein MQAERTYVVDTSVLLADPGALFRFAEHSVVLPIVVVSELEKKRHDPELGFFARRALRLLDELREKHLRLDFPVPVGDQGGTLRVELNHSDQSLLPSGLRLGDNDTRILAVAQNLASEGFDVTVVSKDLPMRVKAAAIGLGAEEYRHEQASNASYSGIVEIRIDEAEMSTLWDEEKLENVEAIAGEPLGSGVVLVSDRGSALGRITGAGALKLVRGDQEVFGVHGRSAEQRLAIDLLLDPSVGIVSLGGRAGTGKSALALAAGLEAVLERQQHRKVMVFRPLYAVGGQELGYLPGDQEDKMNPWGQAVFDTLGSIVSENVLNEVIARDLVEVLPLTHIRGRSLNDAFVIVDEAQSLERNVLLTVLSRLGRNSRVVLTHDVAQRDNLRVGRYDGVAAVIERLKGHPLFGHITLTRSERSEIAALVTELLED; encoded by the coding sequence ATGCAGGCGGAGCGCACCTATGTGGTCGACACCTCGGTATTGCTGGCCGACCCGGGGGCGCTGTTCCGCTTCGCGGAGCACTCGGTGGTGTTGCCGATCGTTGTGGTGAGCGAGCTCGAGAAGAAGCGGCACGACCCCGAGCTCGGCTTCTTCGCACGCCGCGCGCTGCGCCTGCTCGACGAGCTGCGCGAGAAGCATCTGCGCCTCGACTTCCCGGTGCCCGTCGGCGACCAGGGCGGCACCCTGCGCGTCGAGCTCAACCACTCCGACCAGAGCCTGCTGCCGAGCGGTCTCCGCCTCGGCGACAACGACACCCGCATCCTGGCCGTCGCCCAGAATCTCGCCTCCGAGGGATTCGACGTCACGGTGGTGTCCAAGGACCTGCCGATGCGGGTCAAGGCGGCCGCGATCGGCCTCGGCGCGGAGGAATACCGGCATGAGCAGGCCTCGAACGCCAGCTACTCGGGCATCGTCGAGATTCGGATCGACGAGGCCGAGATGTCGACGCTGTGGGACGAGGAGAAGCTCGAGAACGTCGAGGCGATCGCCGGCGAGCCGCTCGGGTCGGGCGTCGTCCTGGTCTCGGACCGCGGCTCGGCGCTTGGCCGAATCACCGGGGCGGGCGCCCTCAAGCTCGTCCGCGGTGACCAAGAGGTCTTCGGGGTGCACGGCCGCAGCGCGGAGCAGCGCCTCGCGATCGACCTACTGCTCGACCCGTCAGTCGGGATTGTGTCGCTCGGCGGGCGGGCGGGCACCGGAAAGTCCGCGCTCGCGCTCGCCGCGGGGCTCGAGGCGGTGCTCGAGCGGCAGCAGCACCGCAAGGTGATGGTGTTCCGTCCCCTCTACGCGGTCGGTGGCCAGGAACTCGGCTACCTCCCCGGCGACCAGGAGGACAAGATGAACCCCTGGGGCCAGGCGGTGTTCGACACGCTCGGCTCGATCGTTTCGGAGAACGTGCTGAACGAGGTGATCGCGCGCGACCTCGTCGAGGTGCTGCCGCTCACCCACATTCGCGGGCGCTCGCTGAACGATGCGTTCGTGATCGTCGACGAGGCGCAGTCGCTCGAGCGGAACGTGCTGCTGACGGTGCTGAGCCGCCTGGGCCGGAACTCGCGCGTCGTGCTCACCCACGACGTCGCGCAGCGCGACAACCTGCGGGTGGGGCGCTACGACGGGGTCGCCGCCGTCATTGAGCGGCTGAAGGGCCACCCCCTCTTCGGGCACATCACGCTCACCCGCTCCGAGCGCAGCGAGATCGCGGCGCTCGTGACGGAGCTGCTCGAGGACTAG
- a CDS encoding tetratricopeptide repeat protein codes for MNHQDAWQRRVDELWDSGQDPAETLAAMLALAAELPSTDPRGPFELGGAYDSAGFEAEAAAEYERAIELGLAGPERAQLDVQYASTLRNLGRFDEAVAVLSASEPDASVGAAREAFLALCLHSAGRVEDALAVALEALEPTLPRYRRSLTAYAAELRAGGSAPR; via the coding sequence ATGAACCATCAGGATGCATGGCAGCGACGAGTCGACGAGCTCTGGGACAGCGGGCAGGATCCTGCCGAGACGCTCGCCGCGATGCTGGCGCTCGCGGCGGAGCTGCCGTCCACTGACCCGCGTGGGCCGTTCGAACTCGGCGGCGCCTACGACTCGGCCGGGTTCGAGGCGGAAGCGGCGGCCGAATACGAACGGGCGATCGAGCTCGGGCTGGCCGGCCCCGAGCGCGCGCAACTCGACGTCCAGTACGCATCGACGCTCCGAAACCTCGGCCGCTTTGACGAGGCCGTTGCGGTGTTGTCCGCGTCGGAGCCCGATGCGTCGGTGGGCGCCGCCCGTGAGGCATTCCTCGCGCTCTGCCTACATTCGGCGGGCCGAGTCGAAGACGCGTTGGCCGTGGCGCTCGAGGCGCTGGAGCCGACGCTGCCGCGCTACCGCCGCTCGCTCACGGCCTATGCGGCCGAGCTGCGGGCGGGCGGTAGCGCACCCCGCTGA
- a CDS encoding ABC transporter ATP-binding protein translates to MTVEVSMRSITKRFPGVLADDQVDLEVESGEIHALMGENGAGKSILMSMLAGVYQPDEGEIFIRGERQHFASPLDAIDAGIGMVFQSFKLFPSLTIAENVVFRSEPTQRGLINRAEANRKVAEIAEQYGLAIDPSARVDSVPVGVLQRVEIVKALYRNAQVLILDEPTAVLTPQETERLFDVLRALKADGRTIILITHKLNEVMAISDRVTVLRDGRNVASLVTAESSPAEITRHMTGRDVDLSTPPPANAPGNVVLDVAGLSVPGAGRPAVAEASLFVRSGEVVGIAGVAGNGQVELAEAIIGMRGISAGTIAVKGQDLSRASIADRRDGGIAYVPEDRHGVGSAGTADAIENLALGHHRSAPILSRGLLARGPMLEHAKRLIARFGVKIAGPTTAVGTLSGGNLQKIVVARELDYRSPLLIAEQPTRGVDIGAIEAIHRELCEYRDGGGALLLISAELSEIMSLSSRILVMFEGRVVAEVPKADATEALLGLYMAGHAPEARHRPGTFAAALNPATGTATAKESAQ, encoded by the coding sequence GTGACCGTCGAAGTCTCGATGCGGAGCATCACGAAGCGATTCCCCGGCGTCCTCGCGGACGACCAGGTCGACCTCGAGGTCGAGTCGGGCGAGATCCACGCGCTCATGGGCGAGAACGGCGCCGGCAAGTCGATCCTGATGTCGATGCTCGCCGGCGTGTACCAGCCCGATGAGGGCGAAATCTTCATTCGCGGGGAGCGCCAGCACTTCGCCTCGCCCCTCGACGCAATCGATGCCGGCATCGGCATGGTCTTTCAATCCTTCAAGCTCTTTCCCTCGCTGACGATCGCCGAGAATGTCGTCTTCCGCAGCGAACCGACTCAGCGCGGGCTCATCAACCGAGCCGAGGCGAACCGCAAGGTCGCCGAGATTGCCGAGCAGTACGGCCTCGCGATCGACCCCTCCGCCCGCGTCGATTCGGTCCCCGTGGGCGTCCTCCAGCGCGTCGAGATCGTCAAAGCGCTCTACCGCAATGCCCAGGTCCTCATCCTCGACGAGCCCACCGCCGTGCTCACGCCGCAGGAAACCGAGCGCCTCTTCGACGTGCTGCGCGCGCTCAAGGCCGACGGTCGCACGATCATCCTGATCACCCACAAGCTGAACGAGGTCATGGCGATCTCGGACCGCGTCACCGTGCTGCGTGACGGCCGCAATGTCGCGAGCCTCGTCACCGCCGAAAGCTCCCCCGCGGAGATCACCCGGCACATGACCGGCCGTGACGTCGACCTCAGCACCCCGCCGCCCGCCAACGCGCCAGGCAACGTCGTGCTCGACGTCGCCGGACTCTCGGTGCCCGGCGCCGGCCGGCCCGCCGTCGCCGAGGCGAGCCTCTTCGTGCGCTCCGGCGAGGTCGTCGGCATCGCCGGCGTCGCTGGCAACGGGCAGGTCGAGCTTGCCGAGGCCATCATCGGCATGCGTGGGATCTCCGCCGGCACCATCGCCGTGAAGGGGCAGGATCTCAGCCGCGCGTCCATCGCCGATCGCCGCGACGGCGGCATCGCCTACGTCCCTGAGGACCGGCACGGGGTGGGCAGCGCTGGCACGGCCGACGCGATCGAGAACCTGGCGCTTGGGCACCACCGGAGCGCGCCGATCCTCAGCCGCGGCCTCCTGGCCCGCGGCCCCATGCTCGAGCACGCCAAGCGCCTGATCGCTCGCTTCGGCGTCAAAATCGCCGGGCCCACCACCGCGGTGGGCACACTCTCGGGCGGCAACCTGCAGAAGATCGTCGTGGCACGCGAGCTGGACTACCGCTCGCCGCTGCTCATCGCCGAGCAGCCGACCCGTGGCGTCGATATCGGCGCCATCGAGGCGATCCACCGCGAACTCTGCGAGTATCGCGACGGCGGCGGCGCCCTCCTACTCATCTCCGCGGAGCTGAGCGAGATCATGTCGCTCTCCTCGCGCATTCTCGTCATGTTCGAGGGCCGCGTCGTCGCCGAGGTCCCGAAGGCCGACGCCACCGAAGCACTGCTGGGCTTGTACATGGCCGGGCACGCCCCCGAGGCGCGGCACCGACCCGGCACGTTTGCAGCCGCGCTCAACCCCGCCACCGGCACCGCCACCGCGAAGGAGTCTGCACAGTGA
- a CDS encoding acyl-CoA dehydrogenase family protein: MAATSRDPFTNKLLETFRERAAGYDADNRFFAEDLVHLGMAGYLAAPVPEELGGAGLSLAELVRSQRRLAAHAPATALGVNMHLVWVQVARFLHDRGDDRLDWVLRDAVAGEIFAFGISEAGNDAVLMDSRSSAVPDGAGGYLVSGTKVFTTLSPVWTRLGLHARDDSDPDAPRVIFGFARRGGAGVRAADRGGPGISHPGQWNPLGMRATQSWATTLDQVPVAAEDVAGSIAPFEPTDPIVLGIFASFSVLTAAVYAGIADRALELATEAARRPAGDGIRLDDPDTAARLTDAVLEHRASLDALEVLARDVDARADRDDWFLALAAAKNRVTDEARRAVDVAMRFVGSRGFQADSELARLYRDVLAGMFHPSSAASLASTVRRGLAG; the protein is encoded by the coding sequence ATGGCTGCGACATCCCGGGACCCGTTCACGAACAAGCTGCTCGAGACCTTTCGCGAGCGAGCGGCGGGCTATGACGCCGACAACCGGTTCTTTGCCGAGGACCTGGTGCACCTCGGCATGGCGGGCTACCTCGCGGCCCCGGTGCCGGAAGAACTCGGCGGGGCCGGCCTGTCTCTCGCCGAGCTCGTGCGGTCGCAGCGACGGCTCGCGGCGCACGCCCCGGCGACCGCGCTCGGCGTCAACATGCACCTCGTCTGGGTACAGGTGGCGCGGTTCCTCCACGACCGGGGCGACGATCGCCTCGATTGGGTGCTGCGCGACGCGGTCGCGGGCGAGATCTTCGCCTTCGGTATTTCGGAGGCGGGCAACGACGCCGTGCTGATGGACTCCCGCTCGAGCGCTGTGCCCGATGGCGCGGGCGGCTATCTCGTGAGCGGCACCAAGGTCTTCACGACGCTGTCGCCCGTGTGGACGCGGCTCGGGCTGCATGCCCGTGACGACAGCGACCCCGACGCGCCCCGCGTGATCTTCGGCTTCGCGCGGCGCGGGGGCGCCGGGGTGCGTGCCGCCGATCGTGGTGGGCCGGGCATTTCCCACCCGGGGCAGTGGAATCCGCTCGGCATGCGTGCAACACAGAGCTGGGCGACCACGCTCGATCAGGTGCCGGTCGCGGCGGAGGACGTCGCCGGGTCCATCGCCCCGTTCGAGCCCACCGACCCGATCGTGCTCGGCATCTTCGCCTCGTTCTCCGTGCTCACCGCCGCCGTGTACGCGGGGATCGCGGACCGCGCGCTCGAGCTCGCGACCGAGGCGGCGCGCCGGCCGGCCGGCGACGGGATCCGCCTCGACGACCCGGACACCGCTGCCCGCCTGACCGACGCGGTGCTCGAGCACCGCGCAAGCCTCGACGCGCTCGAGGTGCTCGCGCGCGACGTCGATGCGCGGGCCGACCGCGACGACTGGTTCCTCGCGCTCGCCGCAGCGAAGAACCGGGTGACGGACGAGGCGAGGCGCGCGGTGGACGTCGCGATGCGCTTCGTCGGCTCCCGCGGGTTCCAGGCCGACTCCGAGCTCGCCCGGCTGTACCGCGACGTGCTCGCCGGGATGTTCCACCCGTCGTCTGCTGCGTCACTCGCGTCGACGGTGCGGCGCGGGCTGGCGGGATAG
- the mtnA gene encoding S-methyl-5-thioribose-1-phosphate isomerase, with amino-acid sequence MRTIDWADGAIELIDQTLLPHTIEMRRVTTLDDLIDDIQRLAVRGAPALGVAGALGVALIAANESDETGTLNIDEARRQAALLREARPTAVNLSWGVDRALTVLEQGAGAVLTEALNIRDEDIAACISMGQYGAELTRELVDREKLRIMTICNTGGLATVERGTALGVIQTLLEQDALEEAFPLETRPLLQGARLTAFELQRMGAPFRLLIDSAGPFLLSRGIADAVFIGADRIAANGDSANKIGSFSLALAAKHAGVPFIVVAPETTVDMLTLSGTDIEIEDRGSAEVGGFGGTRTAPEGTQAVNPAFDVTPHELITAIVTDRRVIRLDRGETLDSVPLGATRTP; translated from the coding sequence GTGCGCACTATCGACTGGGCCGACGGAGCGATCGAGCTGATCGATCAGACCCTGCTTCCCCACACCATCGAGATGCGCCGGGTCACGACCCTGGACGATCTGATCGACGACATTCAGCGGCTCGCCGTCCGCGGCGCCCCGGCACTCGGTGTCGCAGGCGCCCTCGGCGTCGCGCTCATCGCGGCGAACGAGTCGGACGAAACCGGCACGCTGAACATCGACGAGGCGCGCCGCCAGGCAGCGCTGCTGCGCGAAGCACGCCCCACCGCGGTGAACCTCTCGTGGGGCGTCGACCGCGCGCTCACTGTGCTCGAGCAGGGCGCGGGAGCCGTGCTCACCGAGGCGCTGAACATCCGCGACGAGGACATCGCCGCGTGCATCTCGATGGGCCAGTACGGTGCTGAGCTCACCCGCGAGCTCGTCGACCGCGAGAAGCTGCGCATCATGACCATCTGCAACACGGGCGGCCTCGCGACCGTCGAGCGCGGCACCGCGCTCGGCGTGATCCAGACCCTGCTCGAACAGGACGCGCTGGAAGAGGCCTTCCCGCTCGAAACCCGCCCCCTGCTACAGGGCGCGCGCCTCACCGCGTTCGAGCTGCAGCGCATGGGTGCGCCCTTCCGCTTGCTCATCGACTCGGCCGGCCCGTTTCTGCTGTCCCGTGGAATCGCCGACGCCGTCTTCATCGGCGCGGACCGCATCGCGGCCAACGGTGACTCGGCGAACAAGATCGGTTCGTTCTCGCTCGCGCTCGCAGCGAAGCACGCCGGGGTCCCCTTCATCGTGGTCGCCCCCGAGACCACCGTCGACATGCTCACCCTGAGCGGCACCGACATCGAGATCGAGGACCGCGGCTCCGCCGAGGTCGGCGGCTTTGGTGGCACCCGCACCGCGCCCGAGGGCACGCAGGCGGTCAACCCGGCATTCGACGTCACCCCGCACGAGCTCATCACCGCGATCGTCACCGACCGCCGCGTGATCCGCCTGGATCGCGGCGAGACGCTCGACTCGGTTCCCCTCGGCGCCACGCGCACCCCCTAG
- a CDS encoding ABC transporter permease — translation MTVLRKIGRWAAGPIPVSVILAFLIGACLMLIAGVDPLSGYAAMFTGSFGSGAGFANTLARAIPIIGIGIAIAVAFRAGIINLGTEGQAGLGALAGGIVAIYVPGPAALIVPLAFVVAIATGALWGLIAAALQNLLGVPILLSTLLLNYPARYFSSWMIRFKLDEPTSDLVASEQVRPEVQLSMLVPRDSAFAEVLRNTFGPTSPVTAVLTSVNWSLVIVIIVVLGAIFVNRRTRYGFESGLSGQNAEFVRYAGVKPGPLVLRTMAISGGLAGMFGMLLVIGAPNTRLIEGQFLQTNYAWTALLVTLLALYRPTGIVIAGVFFAAIMVGSDAMGRELGLSPQIASVIQALVIILLAFKVALPRFRKKQPETTATEAGR, via the coding sequence GTGACCGTCCTGCGAAAGATTGGGCGCTGGGCGGCAGGCCCGATCCCCGTCTCCGTCATCCTCGCGTTCCTCATCGGCGCCTGCCTCATGCTCATTGCCGGGGTCGACCCGCTGAGCGGGTACGCGGCCATGTTCACCGGATCGTTCGGCAGCGGCGCTGGCTTCGCGAACACCCTCGCCCGCGCGATCCCGATCATCGGTATCGGCATCGCGATCGCCGTGGCGTTCCGCGCCGGCATCATCAACCTCGGCACCGAGGGCCAGGCTGGCCTCGGCGCGCTCGCGGGCGGCATCGTGGCGATCTACGTGCCCGGGCCCGCGGCCCTGATCGTCCCGCTCGCATTCGTCGTGGCGATCGCGACCGGCGCGCTCTGGGGCCTCATCGCAGCCGCCCTGCAGAACCTGCTCGGCGTCCCGATCCTGCTCTCGACCCTGCTGCTCAACTATCCCGCGCGCTACTTCTCTTCGTGGATGATCCGCTTCAAACTCGACGAACCCACCTCTGACCTCGTCGCGAGCGAGCAGGTCCGCCCCGAGGTGCAGCTCTCGATGCTCGTGCCGCGTGATTCGGCATTCGCCGAGGTGCTGCGGAACACGTTCGGACCGACGAGCCCCGTGACTGCGGTCCTCACGAGCGTCAACTGGTCGCTGGTGATCGTGATCATCGTCGTGCTGGGAGCGATCTTCGTCAACCGCCGCACGCGCTACGGCTTCGAGTCGGGCCTCAGCGGCCAGAACGCCGAGTTCGTCCGCTACGCCGGGGTCAAGCCCGGCCCGCTGGTGCTGCGCACGATGGCGATCTCGGGCGGCCTCGCCGGCATGTTCGGCATGCTGCTCGTCATCGGGGCGCCGAACACCCGCCTCATCGAGGGCCAGTTCCTGCAGACCAACTACGCCTGGACCGCGCTGCTCGTGACCTTGCTCGCGCTGTACCGGCCCACCGGCATCGTCATCGCCGGCGTCTTCTTCGCCGCCATCATGGTCGGCAGCGACGCGATGGGCCGCGAGCTCGGGCTCTCCCCGCAGATCGCTTCAGTCATCCAGGCGCTCGTCATCATCCTGCTCGCGTTCAAGGTCGCGCTCCCCCGCTTCCGCAAGAAACAACCCGAAACCACGGCCACGGAGGCGGGACGATGA
- a CDS encoding BMP family ABC transporter substrate-binding protein, protein MIISSRRAKAALTATAALSVLALTACGGGGSADSGDAAPADGPKFVYITSDPIGQNAFLQSGKDGIEAVATEFEGTAKTFEGKDEATRRSHLEAAIAEAPEVVVMLGFQFGDVALELAEQNPQQKFLLIDTFVEGAPENLYQATFREQEPSYLLGVEAGLLTEANKVGSVLSLDIPLLAKYSGGFAEGAKSVNPAVETVAPQIIGGDNPFADTARAKEQALAYAASGVDQVFAVGAAANPGIMEAAAEKGFFAYGVDTNQCPLAPGFVVDGSIKAVNAVVETVVGEIMDGTSAADATTSFGLAEGGMTIVSLTDDAADSQCTVMENPEVLEQVQQAFDDIVAGKIKVTDPLA, encoded by the coding sequence ATGATCATCTCCTCGCGCCGCGCCAAGGCGGCTCTCACTGCGACCGCGGCTCTGTCCGTCCTCGCCCTCACCGCGTGCGGCGGCGGCGGCTCGGCTGATTCGGGCGATGCAGCCCCCGCGGACGGCCCCAAGTTCGTCTACATCACGAGCGACCCCATCGGCCAGAACGCGTTCCTCCAGTCGGGCAAGGACGGCATCGAAGCTGTCGCCACCGAGTTCGAGGGCACAGCAAAGACCTTCGAGGGCAAGGACGAGGCAACTCGTCGCTCGCACCTCGAGGCCGCGATCGCCGAGGCACCCGAGGTCGTCGTCATGCTCGGCTTCCAGTTCGGCGACGTCGCGCTCGAGCTCGCTGAGCAGAACCCGCAGCAGAAGTTCCTCCTGATCGACACCTTCGTCGAGGGCGCTCCTGAGAACCTGTACCAGGCAACCTTCCGCGAGCAGGAGCCGTCGTACCTGCTCGGCGTCGAGGCCGGCCTGCTGACCGAGGCCAACAAGGTTGGTTCGGTCCTGTCGCTCGACATCCCGCTGCTCGCCAAGTACTCGGGCGGCTTCGCGGAGGGCGCGAAGAGCGTTAACCCCGCAGTCGAGACCGTCGCGCCCCAGATCATCGGCGGCGACAACCCGTTCGCTGATACGGCCCGCGCCAAGGAGCAGGCTCTCGCCTATGCCGCGTCCGGCGTCGATCAGGTCTTCGCCGTTGGCGCAGCCGCCAACCCCGGCATCATGGAGGCCGCAGCCGAGAAGGGCTTCTTCGCCTACGGCGTCGACACCAACCAGTGCCCGCTGGCCCCCGGATTCGTCGTTGACGGCTCGATCAAGGCCGTGAACGCGGTCGTCGAGACCGTGGTCGGCGAGATCATGGACGGCACCAGCGCGGCAGACGCGACGACGTCCTTCGGCCTGGCCGAGGGCGGCATGACGATCGTCAGCCTCACGGACGACGCAGCTGACTCGCAGTGCACCGTCATGGAGAACCCTGAGGTCCTCGAGCAGGTCCAGCAGGCGTTCGATGACATCGTCGCCGGCAAGATCAAGGTCACGGATCCCTTGGCCTAA